From the genome of Lotus japonicus ecotype B-129 chromosome 6, LjGifu_v1.2, one region includes:
- the LOC130726350 gene encoding probable E3 ubiquitin-protein ligase RHY1A, with amino-acid sequence MAGMLPGVESARRRRFHKSGGCLDGPLLAPHNSTRRSSFCLYASNHESRISSSSSLQRGLLYQAHLDESLGGAAREAKHRLDDKFRAQRVSETNSVEERRRSLGELGTETYGSRKSGSRRFSWSKLSWKASEQEDCAVCLETFRNGETLIPLPCAHRFHSRCLKPWLENNSHCPCCRTTILSL; translated from the exons ATGGCAGGAATGCTTCCGGGAGTTGAATCAGCTAGAAGGAGAAGGTTCCATAAAAGTGGAGGGTGCTTGGATGGACCACTGTTGGCTCCTCATAACTCCACTAGGCGCTCTTCGTTCTGTTTGTATGCAAGTAACCATGAATCTCGCatttcctcatcttcttccctg CAAAGAGGCTTGCTATACCAGGCACACCTTGATGAGAGTTTGGGGGGAGCAGCAAGAGAAGCTAAACATAGATTGGATGACAAGTTCAGAGCACAAAGGGTATCTGAAACCAATAG TGTggaggagagaagaagaagcttaGGAGAGTTGGGGACAGAGACATATGGGTCAAGGAAAAGTGGTTCAAGGAGGTTCAGTTGGAGCAAATTGAGCTGGAAGGCCTCAGAGCAAGAGGATTGTGCAGTGTGTTTGGAAACATTCAGGAATGGGGAGACACTGATTCCTCTTCCTTGTGCCCACAGGTTCCATTCCAGATGCTTGAAGCCTTGGTTGGAAAATAATTCACACTGTCCATGCTGCAGAACCACCATTCTTTCCctctag